Proteins encoded together in one Aurantiacibacter aquimixticola window:
- the lgt gene encoding prolipoprotein diacylglyceryl transferase gives MLDMLMMAAGAPEASGEVIRWSELGFSPGIDLGFFQLRYYSLAYLIGLIFAYWHTSQMIKAPGAPMAQIHVDDLFFYCTLGVILGGRLGYLFFYEPALLTDFSGDGFISWRALRVWDGGMSFHGGLAGVVAAIAFVSWRAGLPFLRVCDYISVNVGVGMLLGRLANFVNGELWGRVASADLPWAMIFPTDPQQLPRHPSQLYQAFGEGLMVLVVMMSLFWLTRARFRPGLLVGVFTALIAIARFTVEFYRQPDAQLTKLAENTGLSMGQWLTIPLLILGLGLVIYALRRPAQASGKSSLTAKPTVKGAPPKIDS, from the coding sequence ATGCTTGATATGCTGATGATGGCAGCGGGGGCACCGGAGGCATCTGGCGAGGTCATCCGCTGGAGCGAGCTCGGTTTTTCACCCGGCATCGATCTCGGCTTCTTCCAGTTGCGCTACTATTCGCTCGCCTATCTGATCGGCCTGATCTTTGCCTATTGGCACACCTCGCAAATGATCAAGGCGCCGGGCGCGCCGATGGCGCAGATCCATGTCGACGACCTGTTCTTCTATTGCACGCTTGGCGTCATCCTGGGCGGACGACTGGGATATCTGTTCTTCTACGAACCGGCACTGCTGACCGATTTTTCCGGCGATGGCTTCATCAGCTGGCGCGCGCTGCGCGTCTGGGACGGGGGCATGAGCTTCCATGGCGGCCTCGCAGGCGTGGTCGCGGCCATCGCGTTCGTGAGCTGGCGCGCCGGGCTGCCGTTCCTGCGCGTATGCGACTATATCAGCGTCAATGTCGGGGTCGGCATGCTGCTCGGGCGGCTGGCCAATTTCGTCAATGGCGAGTTGTGGGGCCGTGTCGCCTCGGCCGACCTGCCATGGGCGATGATCTTCCCGACCGATCCACAACAGCTTCCGCGCCACCCCAGCCAGCTTTACCAGGCCTTCGGCGAAGGGCTGATGGTGCTGGTGGTGATGATGAGCCTGTTCTGGCTGACGCGCGCGCGTTTCCGGCCCGGCCTGCTTGTCGGCGTCTTCACCGCGCTGATCGCCATCGCCCGCTTTACGGTCGAATTCTATCGCCAGCCCGATGCGCAACTGACCAAGCTGGCCGAGAATACCGGGCTTTCCATGGGCCAGTGGCTGACCATACCGCTGCTCATCCTCGGCCTCGGCCTCGTGATTTACGCCCTGCGCCGTCCGGCGCAGGCGAGCGGCAAGTCTTCGCTGACCGCCAAGCCGACGGTGAAGGGCGCTCCGCCGAAGATCGACAGCTAG